One Rosa chinensis cultivar Old Blush chromosome 3, RchiOBHm-V2, whole genome shotgun sequence DNA window includes the following coding sequences:
- the LOC112193694 gene encoding protein ORANGE-LIKE, chloroplastic isoform X1 — MAAFSLSSSSPPPLSLIPRTSSSHGSRRLSLSKFPSSSSSRPRVSRSSSSEKSSPGGDNVPSSFCIIEGPETVQDFVQMQLQEIQDNIRSRRNKIFLLMEELRRLRVQHRIKMAKDFNESGEEESNEMPDIPSSIPFLPSVTPKTLKQLYLTSATFISGIIVFGGLIAPTMLSVSTFFPWQLELKLGIGGTSYEDFIRSMHLPMQLSQVDPIVASFSGGAVGVISALMLIEANNVEQQEKKRCKYCHGTGYLACARCSASGVCLSVNPISVSNASDHPLRVPTTQRCLNCSGAGKVMCPTCLCTGMMMASEHDPRIDPFD; from the exons ATGgctgctttctctctctcctcctcctcccctcctccTCTCTCCCTTATTCCTCGCACCTCCTCCTCCCATGGCAGCAGACGCCTCTCCCTCTCCAAattcccctcctcctcctcctcgcgCCCCAGAGTCTCCCGTTCCTCTTCTTCTGAGAAATCCTCCCCCGGCGGCGATAACGTTCCCAG CTCTTTTTGTATCATAGAGGGGCCGGAGACGGTGCAGGACTTTGTTCAGATGCAGCTGCAGGAAATTCAGGACAACATAAGGAGTAGGCGGAACAAGATTTTTCTGCTCATGGAAGAG CTGAGGAGATTGCGGGTGCAACACCGGATAAAGATGGCGAAGGATTTCAATGAGAGTGGTGAGGAAGAGTCCAATGAGATGCCTGACATTCCATCATCCATCCCTTTTCTCCCTTCTGTG ACACCAAAGACTTTGAAGCAACTCTACCTCACAAGCGCAACATTTATATCTGGGATAATTGTATTTGGGGGCCTTATTGCACCGACG ATGTTAAGTGTCTCAACTTTTTTTCCGTGGCAGCTGGAACTTAAATTAGGCATAGGAGGTACCTCATATGAAGATTTCATTCGCAGCATGCATTTGCCCATGCAATTAAG TCAGGTTGATCCCATTGTGGCATCCTTTTCGGGTGGGGCAGTGGGTGTCATTTCAGCATTGATGTTGATTGAAGCTAACAATGTTGAGCAACAAGAGAAGAAAAGGTGCAAGTATTGCCATGGAACTG GGTATTTGGCCTGTGCTAGATGTTCTGCAAGTGGTGTATGCTTGAGCGTCAATCCTATATCAGTATCTAATGCATCTGACCACCCTTTGCGAGTGCCCACAACTCAGAGGTGTTTAAATTGCTCCGGTGCTGGAAAG GTAATGTGCCCAACATGTCTGTGCACCGGGATGATGATGGCGAGCGAGCATGACCCACGGATAGATCCATTTGACTAA
- the LOC112191810 gene encoding uncharacterized protein LOC112191810 isoform X1 codes for MEKQAAVEGSFGYGQEDSYDAVVVGSGYGGSVAACHLSMAGIRVCLIEKGRKWESQDFPTDVSKILQAFRMENENLGFSFGPKDALFQVYEQNDSLAAVACGLGGGSLVNAGVMISTPVRARRHPKWPKEWERNWNNCEASAAAMLKIQSIPVKFPSAKILEEVAYGELGETFETSVKLSVNFDIEEPITKGMKSPQMSSCLACGNCLSGCPYNAKSSTDKNYILSAIQGGCIVKTECQVKYVVRNMYENFPCEGKIGRKNRRWRVYFNEIDYITSDFVILSAGVFGTTEILFQSQMRGLKLSEALGSGFSCNGNTVAYLAGSPAPLGAYGLDRKQVFKTPFEERPGPSISSSYTSSLGFTIQSAVLPTAYPYLLFKGITTYGWPAGYWFFHGIIDKIKHIIGFKACQAMALIALGHDESDGKITLEKGTNKICFTPPHDPLLPRKIKAFQKLTKKLGGILFMAKYRSASVHHLGGCNASSDPSHGVCNPDGQVFDPKSPATVHPGLYVCDASLIPCSVGINPSLTIATAAEYVSRYLVQDILMYKNREGLESGLKSPNQDPESFIDRKAINRQRSSVTVKETMRGYIGGMPCTAYLIMKMNSQNQTGSAKWKLGNGKSHPLLRGKVGGHVEMIAIEKDNLHIIDGNVNLCAVDDRTPYTQYMHYRLLLVASTGSRYILEGRKIMNPYLFPVYAWREMTTLHVTFAKVAEKKKDEKMILKGELNISMIELLKSTISLEGNNRGRFICLLLGSLLRTYLLQIPRGSHEDLDLSVYHRKSYPSSTLHEIQTEDGFLISCRQWKSHHILSKLKGDEQQNPVLLLNGYSTESYWLPTEPNDLVRSLLEEGHDTWLLQPRLHPLNPSNNFTIEDVARFDIPAAINKILELHGPSAKVHVVAHCVGGLSMHIAVMGGHVSATHVASLSCTNSSMFFNLNAFARVKMWLPLIPISMFILGEDKTVPLLEASNLSLRHHLLRLTARFIPRYERCTCNECEVFSGMFGNTFWHENITPTMHQWLNKQSSTRLPMSAFPHLRKICNSGFIVDSNGCSSYLIHPERMALPTLYISGGRSLLVTPQTSFLAHKYMKLHQPGFRHERVVVEGFGHSDLLIGEESHKKVFPHILSHIRLAEQGEIHTKRNQCSKEALDWEADQLYDGSFGQCGTWFSPFVIFSLIFMLLSLLHVLVL; via the exons atggagaaacaAGCAGCTGTCGAAGGAAGTTTTGGTTATGGACAAGAAGATAGTTATGATGCTGTTGTTGTGGGTTCTGGATATGGTGGTTCTGTTGCTGCCTGCCACTTGTCTATGGCAGGGATAAGAGTATGTCTGATTGAGAAGGGCCGGAAATGGGAATCTCAGGATTTTCCAACTGACGTCTCCAAAATCCTGCAGGCTTTTAGGATGGAGAACGAGAACTTAGGCTTTAGCTTTGGACCAAAGGATGCTTTGTTCCAG GTATACGAGCAAAACGATTCTCTAGCAGCAGTGGCTTGTGGGCTTGGTGGAGGTTCACTAGTTAATGCAGGAGTTATGATATCAACACCAGTCCGTGCTAGACGGCATCCAAAATGGCCAAAGGAATGGGAAAGGAATTGGAATAATTGTGAAGCTTCTGCAGCAGCCATGCTGAAAATACAAAGCATACCTGTCAAGTTTCCTTCTGCGAAAATCTTGGAAGAAGTTGCATATGGAGAGCTTGGAGAAACTTTCGAGACGTCAGTTAAGCTGAGTGTGAATTTTGATATCGAAGAACCAATAACCAAGGGAATGAAGTCTCCACAGATGAGTAGCTGCTTAGCCTGTGGGAACTGTCTCTCTGGATGTCCTTACAATGCCAAAAGTTCTACAGACAAAAATTATATACTTTCAGCAATCCAG GGAGGATGCATTGTTAAAACAGAATGTCAAGTGAAGTATGTAGTGAGGAACATGTATGAAAATTTCCCTTGTGAAGGCAAAATTGGCAGGAAAAATAGAAGATGGCGTGTTTACTTTAATGAGATTGACTATATAACCTCTGATTTTGTAATCCTATCAG CTGGAGTTTTTGGGACAACTGAGATACTCTTCCAATCACAGATGAGAGGACTGAAACTTTCAGAAGCTCTTGGGTCTGGATTCAGCTGTAATGGGAATACTGTGGCTTATCTTGCTGGAAGTCCAGCACCATTGGGTGCTTATGGATTAGACAGAAAGCAAGTGTTTAAGACTCCTTTTGAGGAAAGGCCAGGGCCATCCATCTCTTCATCTTACACCTCTTCACTGGGATTTACAATCCAG AGTGCCGTACTTCCGACAGCTTATCCATACCTGCTGTTTAAAGGGATTACAACGTATGGGTGGCCTGCAGGATACTGGTTCTTTCATGGGATTATAGACAAGATAAAACATATTATAGGTTTCAAAGCATGCCAAGCAATGGCCCTTATTGCACTGGGACATGATGAGAGTGATGGTAAGATTACACTAGAAAAGGGAACAAACAAAATCTGCTTCACTCCACCTCATGATCCGCTTCTCCCACGAAAAATTAAAGCTTTTCAAAAGCTGACTAAGAAATTAGGAGGAATTCTCTTTATGGCAAAATACCGAAGTGCATCAGTTCATCATTTAGGAGGGTGCAATGCATCATCAGATCCTTCACATGGTGTTTGCAACCCCGATGGGCAGGTTTTTGACCCAAAGTCACCTGCCACAGTGCATCCCGGCCTGTATGTATGTGATGCTTCTTTGATTCCATGTTCTGTCGGCATAAACCCATCTCTTACTATTGCTACTGCAGCTGAGTATGTAAGTAGGTACCTTGTGCAGGATATTCTCATGTACAAGAACAGAGAAGGCCTTGAATCTGGTCTTAAATCTCCTAATCAAGATCCAGAATCCTTCATTGATAGGAAGGCTATTAATCGCCAGAGATCATCGGTCACGGTTAAAGAAACCATGAGAGGTTATATTGGTGGTATGCCATGCACAGCTTATCTCATAATGAAAATGAACTCTCAGAACCAGACGGGTTCTGCTAAATGGAAGTTGGGTAATGGAAAATCTCATCCCCTTCTAAGAGGGAAAGTTGGAGGGCATGTGGAAATGATAGCTATTGAGAAGGACAATTTACATATCATAGATGGGAATGTTAATTTGTGTGCAGTAGATGACAGAACTCCTTACACACAGTATATGCATTATCGCCTTCTTCTCGTGGCTTCTACTGGTTCAAG ATATATTCTAGAGGGAAGAAAGATAATGAACCCTTATCTCTTTCCCGTATATGCTTGGAGGGAAATGACTACACTGCATGTGACATTTGCAAAAGTCgcagagaaaaaaaaggatGAGAAGATGATTTTGAAAGGGGAGCTTAATATTTCCATGATAGAGCTTCTTAAGAGCACTATAAGCTTGGAAGGTAACAATAGAGGAAGGTTCATATGCCTCCTATTAGGGTCTCTCTTAAGAACCTATCTCTTGCAGATACCTCGAGGGAGCCATGAGGATTTAGATCTGTCAGTTTATCACAGGAAGTCTTATCCAAGCAGCACTCTTCATGAAATACAAACAG AAGATGGATTCCTTATCAGTTGCAGACAATGGAAGTCCCACCATATTTTGTCAAAACTCAAAGGAGATGAACAACAAAATCCAGTCCTCCTTCTTAATGGATATTCTACTGAGAGTTATTGGCTGCCAACAGAACCCAATGACTTGGTAAGATCTTTACTCGAAGAAGGGCATGATACATGGCTTTTACAACCAAGATTGCACCCTCTGAATCCTTCAAACAACTTTACGATTGAGGATGTTGCAAGATTTGATATCCCTGCTG CAATTAATAAGATCCTTGAACTTCATGGACCAAGTGCAAAGGTGCATGTAGTTGCACATTGTGTTGGAGGGTTATCCATGCACATCGCAGTCATGGGAGGTCATGTATCTGCAACCCATGTAGCTTCTCTGTCTTGCACTAACTCTTCAATGTTCTTCAACCTTAATGCTTTCGCCAGAGTCAAAATGTGGCTTCCTCTGATCCCA ATATCGATGTTCATACTTGGAGAAGACAAAACAGTTCCTCTTTTGGAAGCATCAAACCTCAGCTTGCGGCACCACCTCCTGAGGCTTACAGCCCGCTTCATCCCCCGGTATGAGAGGTGCACCTGCAATGAATGTGAAGTTTTTTCCGGCATGTTCGGAAATACCTTCTGGCACGAAAATATTACCCCCACCATGCATCAGTGGTTGAACAAGCAAAGCTCAACAAGGCTTCCTATGTCGGCATTTCCCCACCTCAGGAAAATATGCAACTCTGGTTTTATTGTAGACAGCAATGGTTGCAGCTCATACTTGATCCATCCAGAAAGAATGGCACTCCCGACCCTATATATATCAGGCGGCCGATCTCTCCTTGTGACTCCTCAGACTTCTTTCCTAGCTCATAAATATATGAAGCTGCACCAGCCTGGCTTTAGACATGAAAGGGTGGTTGTGGAGGGTTTCGGGCATTCAGATCTATTGATTGGAGAGGAGTCTCATAAGAAGGTGTTTCCTCACATTTTATCCCATATTAGATTAGCTGAACAAGGAGAGATTCATACCAAGAGAAACCAGTGCAGTAAAGAGGCATTGGATTGGGAAGCTGATCAGCTCTATGACGGCAGCTTTGGACAATGTGGAACTTGGTTCTCTCCTTTTGTCattttttcattgatttttatgttgctttctTTGTTACACGTATTGGTTTTAtga
- the LOC112192968 gene encoding protein ABHD11: MARTLLNKPGFQHLLTRFTSSRRSLQTLAYEEVRATTATPYHSTAFVLHGLLGSARNWRSFSRALLSNLSDQSGWRMVLVDLRNHGKSAEIEGLNPPHDLVNAAQDLANLIKSENWAWPDVVLGHSMGGKVALQFAQSCARGHYRDYAKLPKQLWVLDSVPGEVNPIHSNGDVERVLKTLQGLPSTVPSRKWLVNHMIELGFSKSLSEWIGTNLKKVGDHETWSFNLDGAVEMFKSYGEKSYIPLLEHPPKDMEIAIVRAENSDRWDPDVIQQLESLASRERDGSEGKVSLNVLPKSGHWVHVDNPEGLLEIVAPKISSLST; the protein is encoded by the exons ATGGCCAGAACCCTCCTTAACAAACCGGGTTTTCAACACCTCCTGACCCGATTCACATCCTCACGTCGGTCACTGCAAACCCTAGCCTACGAAGAAGTCCGAGCTACCACCGCCACGCCCTACCACTCCACCGCTTTTGTACTCCACGGCCTTCTCGGCTCCGCCAGAAACTGGCGATCTTTCTCCCGCGCCCTCCTCTCCAATCTCTCCGATCAATCTg GATGGAGAATGGTGCTTGTGGATTTAAGGAACCATGGGAAATCAGCTGAAATTGAAGGTCTGAACCCACCTCATGATTTGGTCAATGCAGCCCAAGATTTGGCTAATTTGATTAAGTCTGAGAATTGGGCTTGGCCCGATGTTGTTCTTGGTCACTCCATGGGCGGTAAGGTGGCTCTGCAATTTGCTCAGAGCTGTGCTCGTGGCCACTATCGTGATTACGCTAAGTTGCCAAAACAG CTGTGGGTTTTGGATTCTGTTCCAGGAGAAGTGAACCCTATACACAGTAATGGGGACGTTGAGAGAGTTTTGAAGACATTGCAGGGTCTACCTTCAACAGTTCCATCACGAAA GTGGCTTGTTAATCATATGATTGAACTTGGGTTCTCAAAATCATTGTCAGAATGGATAGGCACCAACCTCAAGAAAGTTGGAGATCATGAGACATGGTCTTTCAATCTTGATGGCGCTGTGGAGATGTTCAAATCTTACGG GGAGAAGTCTTACATACCTCTGTTGGAGCATCCCCCAAAAGATATGGAAATAGCTATTGTGCGTGCTGAGAACAGTGACCGTTGGGACCCAGATGTAATTCAGCAGCTTGAAAGCCTCGCTAGTCGGGAAAGAGATGGGTCGGAGGGGAAGGTTTCACTTAATGTTCTTCCCAAGTCAGGCCATTGGGTTCACGTGGATAATCCAGAAGGTCTTCTCGAGATTGTGGCACCTAAGATTTCATCCCTTTCTACTTAG
- the LOC112193694 gene encoding protein ORANGE-LIKE, chloroplastic isoform X2, translated as MAAFSLSSSSPPPLSLIPRTSSSHGSRRLSLSKFPSSSSSRPRVSRSSSSEKSSPGGDNVPSSFCIIEGPETVQDFVQMQLQEIQDNIRSRRNKIFLLMEELRRLRVQHRIKMAKDFNESGEEESNEMPDIPSSIPFLPSVTPKTLKQLYLTSATFISGIIVFGGLIAPTLELKLGIGGTSYEDFIRSMHLPMQLSQVDPIVASFSGGAVGVISALMLIEANNVEQQEKKRCKYCHGTGYLACARCSASGVCLSVNPISVSNASDHPLRVPTTQRCLNCSGAGKVMCPTCLCTGMMMASEHDPRIDPFD; from the exons ATGgctgctttctctctctcctcctcctcccctcctccTCTCTCCCTTATTCCTCGCACCTCCTCCTCCCATGGCAGCAGACGCCTCTCCCTCTCCAAattcccctcctcctcctcctcgcgCCCCAGAGTCTCCCGTTCCTCTTCTTCTGAGAAATCCTCCCCCGGCGGCGATAACGTTCCCAG CTCTTTTTGTATCATAGAGGGGCCGGAGACGGTGCAGGACTTTGTTCAGATGCAGCTGCAGGAAATTCAGGACAACATAAGGAGTAGGCGGAACAAGATTTTTCTGCTCATGGAAGAG CTGAGGAGATTGCGGGTGCAACACCGGATAAAGATGGCGAAGGATTTCAATGAGAGTGGTGAGGAAGAGTCCAATGAGATGCCTGACATTCCATCATCCATCCCTTTTCTCCCTTCTGTG ACACCAAAGACTTTGAAGCAACTCTACCTCACAAGCGCAACATTTATATCTGGGATAATTGTATTTGGGGGCCTTATTGCACCGACG CTGGAACTTAAATTAGGCATAGGAGGTACCTCATATGAAGATTTCATTCGCAGCATGCATTTGCCCATGCAATTAAG TCAGGTTGATCCCATTGTGGCATCCTTTTCGGGTGGGGCAGTGGGTGTCATTTCAGCATTGATGTTGATTGAAGCTAACAATGTTGAGCAACAAGAGAAGAAAAGGTGCAAGTATTGCCATGGAACTG GGTATTTGGCCTGTGCTAGATGTTCTGCAAGTGGTGTATGCTTGAGCGTCAATCCTATATCAGTATCTAATGCATCTGACCACCCTTTGCGAGTGCCCACAACTCAGAGGTGTTTAAATTGCTCCGGTGCTGGAAAG GTAATGTGCCCAACATGTCTGTGCACCGGGATGATGATGGCGAGCGAGCATGACCCACGGATAGATCCATTTGACTAA
- the LOC112191810 gene encoding uncharacterized protein LOC112191810 isoform X2 — protein MEKQAAVEGSFGYGQEDSYDAVVVGSGYGGSVAACHLSMAGIRVCLIEKGRKWESQDFPTDVSKILQAFRMENENLGFSFGPKDALFQVYEQNDSLAAVACGLGGGSLVNAGVMISTPVRARRHPKWPKEWERNWNNCEASAAAMLKIQSIPVKFPSAKILEEVAYGELGETFETSVKLSVNFDIEEPITKGMKSPQMSSCLACGNCLSGCPYNAKSSTDKNYILSAIQGGCIVKTECQVKYVVRNMYENFPCEGKIGRKNRRWRVYFNEIDYITSDFVILSAGVFGTTEILFQSQMRGLKLSEALGSGFSCNGNTVAYLAGSPAPLGAYGLDRKQVFKTPFEERPGPSISSSYTSSLGFTIQSAVLPTAYPYLLFKGITTYGWPAGYWFFHGIIDKIKHIIGFKACQAMALIALGHDESDGKITLEKGTNKICFTPPHDPLLPRKIKAFQKLTKKLGGILFMAKYRSASVHHLGGCNASSDPSHGVCNPDGQVFDPKSPATVHPGLYDILMYKNREGLESGLKSPNQDPESFIDRKAINRQRSSVTVKETMRGYIGGMPCTAYLIMKMNSQNQTGSAKWKLGNGKSHPLLRGKVGGHVEMIAIEKDNLHIIDGNVNLCAVDDRTPYTQYMHYRLLLVASTGSRYILEGRKIMNPYLFPVYAWREMTTLHVTFAKVAEKKKDEKMILKGELNISMIELLKSTISLEGNNRGRFICLLLGSLLRTYLLQIPRGSHEDLDLSVYHRKSYPSSTLHEIQTEDGFLISCRQWKSHHILSKLKGDEQQNPVLLLNGYSTESYWLPTEPNDLVRSLLEEGHDTWLLQPRLHPLNPSNNFTIEDVARFDIPAAINKILELHGPSAKVHVVAHCVGGLSMHIAVMGGHVSATHVASLSCTNSSMFFNLNAFARVKMWLPLIPISMFILGEDKTVPLLEASNLSLRHHLLRLTARFIPRYERCTCNECEVFSGMFGNTFWHENITPTMHQWLNKQSSTRLPMSAFPHLRKICNSGFIVDSNGCSSYLIHPERMALPTLYISGGRSLLVTPQTSFLAHKYMKLHQPGFRHERVVVEGFGHSDLLIGEESHKKVFPHILSHIRLAEQGEIHTKRNQCSKEALDWEADQLYDGSFGQCGTWFSPFVIFSLIFMLLSLLHVLVL, from the exons atggagaaacaAGCAGCTGTCGAAGGAAGTTTTGGTTATGGACAAGAAGATAGTTATGATGCTGTTGTTGTGGGTTCTGGATATGGTGGTTCTGTTGCTGCCTGCCACTTGTCTATGGCAGGGATAAGAGTATGTCTGATTGAGAAGGGCCGGAAATGGGAATCTCAGGATTTTCCAACTGACGTCTCCAAAATCCTGCAGGCTTTTAGGATGGAGAACGAGAACTTAGGCTTTAGCTTTGGACCAAAGGATGCTTTGTTCCAG GTATACGAGCAAAACGATTCTCTAGCAGCAGTGGCTTGTGGGCTTGGTGGAGGTTCACTAGTTAATGCAGGAGTTATGATATCAACACCAGTCCGTGCTAGACGGCATCCAAAATGGCCAAAGGAATGGGAAAGGAATTGGAATAATTGTGAAGCTTCTGCAGCAGCCATGCTGAAAATACAAAGCATACCTGTCAAGTTTCCTTCTGCGAAAATCTTGGAAGAAGTTGCATATGGAGAGCTTGGAGAAACTTTCGAGACGTCAGTTAAGCTGAGTGTGAATTTTGATATCGAAGAACCAATAACCAAGGGAATGAAGTCTCCACAGATGAGTAGCTGCTTAGCCTGTGGGAACTGTCTCTCTGGATGTCCTTACAATGCCAAAAGTTCTACAGACAAAAATTATATACTTTCAGCAATCCAG GGAGGATGCATTGTTAAAACAGAATGTCAAGTGAAGTATGTAGTGAGGAACATGTATGAAAATTTCCCTTGTGAAGGCAAAATTGGCAGGAAAAATAGAAGATGGCGTGTTTACTTTAATGAGATTGACTATATAACCTCTGATTTTGTAATCCTATCAG CTGGAGTTTTTGGGACAACTGAGATACTCTTCCAATCACAGATGAGAGGACTGAAACTTTCAGAAGCTCTTGGGTCTGGATTCAGCTGTAATGGGAATACTGTGGCTTATCTTGCTGGAAGTCCAGCACCATTGGGTGCTTATGGATTAGACAGAAAGCAAGTGTTTAAGACTCCTTTTGAGGAAAGGCCAGGGCCATCCATCTCTTCATCTTACACCTCTTCACTGGGATTTACAATCCAG AGTGCCGTACTTCCGACAGCTTATCCATACCTGCTGTTTAAAGGGATTACAACGTATGGGTGGCCTGCAGGATACTGGTTCTTTCATGGGATTATAGACAAGATAAAACATATTATAGGTTTCAAAGCATGCCAAGCAATGGCCCTTATTGCACTGGGACATGATGAGAGTGATGGTAAGATTACACTAGAAAAGGGAACAAACAAAATCTGCTTCACTCCACCTCATGATCCGCTTCTCCCACGAAAAATTAAAGCTTTTCAAAAGCTGACTAAGAAATTAGGAGGAATTCTCTTTATGGCAAAATACCGAAGTGCATCAGTTCATCATTTAGGAGGGTGCAATGCATCATCAGATCCTTCACATGGTGTTTGCAACCCCGATGGGCAGGTTTTTGACCCAAAGTCACCTGCCACAGTGCATCCCGGCCTGTAT GATATTCTCATGTACAAGAACAGAGAAGGCCTTGAATCTGGTCTTAAATCTCCTAATCAAGATCCAGAATCCTTCATTGATAGGAAGGCTATTAATCGCCAGAGATCATCGGTCACGGTTAAAGAAACCATGAGAGGTTATATTGGTGGTATGCCATGCACAGCTTATCTCATAATGAAAATGAACTCTCAGAACCAGACGGGTTCTGCTAAATGGAAGTTGGGTAATGGAAAATCTCATCCCCTTCTAAGAGGGAAAGTTGGAGGGCATGTGGAAATGATAGCTATTGAGAAGGACAATTTACATATCATAGATGGGAATGTTAATTTGTGTGCAGTAGATGACAGAACTCCTTACACACAGTATATGCATTATCGCCTTCTTCTCGTGGCTTCTACTGGTTCAAG ATATATTCTAGAGGGAAGAAAGATAATGAACCCTTATCTCTTTCCCGTATATGCTTGGAGGGAAATGACTACACTGCATGTGACATTTGCAAAAGTCgcagagaaaaaaaaggatGAGAAGATGATTTTGAAAGGGGAGCTTAATATTTCCATGATAGAGCTTCTTAAGAGCACTATAAGCTTGGAAGGTAACAATAGAGGAAGGTTCATATGCCTCCTATTAGGGTCTCTCTTAAGAACCTATCTCTTGCAGATACCTCGAGGGAGCCATGAGGATTTAGATCTGTCAGTTTATCACAGGAAGTCTTATCCAAGCAGCACTCTTCATGAAATACAAACAG AAGATGGATTCCTTATCAGTTGCAGACAATGGAAGTCCCACCATATTTTGTCAAAACTCAAAGGAGATGAACAACAAAATCCAGTCCTCCTTCTTAATGGATATTCTACTGAGAGTTATTGGCTGCCAACAGAACCCAATGACTTGGTAAGATCTTTACTCGAAGAAGGGCATGATACATGGCTTTTACAACCAAGATTGCACCCTCTGAATCCTTCAAACAACTTTACGATTGAGGATGTTGCAAGATTTGATATCCCTGCTG CAATTAATAAGATCCTTGAACTTCATGGACCAAGTGCAAAGGTGCATGTAGTTGCACATTGTGTTGGAGGGTTATCCATGCACATCGCAGTCATGGGAGGTCATGTATCTGCAACCCATGTAGCTTCTCTGTCTTGCACTAACTCTTCAATGTTCTTCAACCTTAATGCTTTCGCCAGAGTCAAAATGTGGCTTCCTCTGATCCCA ATATCGATGTTCATACTTGGAGAAGACAAAACAGTTCCTCTTTTGGAAGCATCAAACCTCAGCTTGCGGCACCACCTCCTGAGGCTTACAGCCCGCTTCATCCCCCGGTATGAGAGGTGCACCTGCAATGAATGTGAAGTTTTTTCCGGCATGTTCGGAAATACCTTCTGGCACGAAAATATTACCCCCACCATGCATCAGTGGTTGAACAAGCAAAGCTCAACAAGGCTTCCTATGTCGGCATTTCCCCACCTCAGGAAAATATGCAACTCTGGTTTTATTGTAGACAGCAATGGTTGCAGCTCATACTTGATCCATCCAGAAAGAATGGCACTCCCGACCCTATATATATCAGGCGGCCGATCTCTCCTTGTGACTCCTCAGACTTCTTTCCTAGCTCATAAATATATGAAGCTGCACCAGCCTGGCTTTAGACATGAAAGGGTGGTTGTGGAGGGTTTCGGGCATTCAGATCTATTGATTGGAGAGGAGTCTCATAAGAAGGTGTTTCCTCACATTTTATCCCATATTAGATTAGCTGAACAAGGAGAGATTCATACCAAGAGAAACCAGTGCAGTAAAGAGGCATTGGATTGGGAAGCTGATCAGCTCTATGACGGCAGCTTTGGACAATGTGGAACTTGGTTCTCTCCTTTTGTCattttttcattgatttttatgttgctttctTTGTTACACGTATTGGTTTTAtga